In Aquila chrysaetos chrysaetos chromosome 10, bAquChr1.4, whole genome shotgun sequence, the following proteins share a genomic window:
- the TRARG1 gene encoding trafficking regulator of GLUT4 1 isoform X2 — MANSGSAPGGSGSASGSGSGTVLPTRFQETEKLLAATEGREEKGLRGSKSFTAALAGEAERNGHGLAYKSVSVGHLEAAPLSPSRLSLGRASSTATSTAAPEQGRPRDYLVLAIFSCFCPVWPINVVALVFSIMSRNSGQQGDMDGARRLGRMARLLSIVSIILGTIIIVLYVSLSVRVS; from the exons ATGGCGAACAGCGGCTCCGCGCCCGGGGGCTCGGGCTCGGCTTCGGGTTCGGGTTCGGGTACGGTTCTGCCCACCCGCTTCCAGGAGACCGAGAAGCTGCTGGCGGCGACCGAAGGCCGGGAGGAGAAGGGCCTCCGAGGCTCCAAATCCTTTACGGCCGCTTTAGCGGGCGAGGCGGAGCGCAACGGGCACGGGCTCGCCTACAAGTCGGTGTCGGTCGGGCACCTGGAAGCGGCCCCGCTCTCGCCGTCCCGGCTCAGCCTGGGTAGAGCCTCCTCCACCGCCACCAGCACGGCGGCACCGGAGCAGGGCCGCCCGCGGGACTACCTGGTGCTCGCCATCTTCTCCTGCTTCTGCCCCGTCTGGCCCATCAACGTCGTAGCCCTCGTCTTTTCCATCATG TCAAGGAACAGCGGGCAGCAAGGGGACATGGATGGAGCCCGGCGACTCGGCCGCATGGCCAGGCTGCTCAGCATCGTCTCCATTATCCTGGGGACCATCATCATCGTGCTCTACGTTTCACTCAGCGTCAGAG tttcctAG
- the TRARG1 gene encoding trafficking regulator of GLUT4 1 isoform X1, whose translation MANSGSAPGGSGSASGSGSGTVLPTRFQETEKLLAATEGREEKGLRGSKSFTAALAGEAERNGHGLAYKSVSVGHLEAAPLSPSRLSLGRASSTATSTAAPEQGRPRDYLVLAIFSCFCPVWPINVVALVFSIMSRNSGQQGDMDGARRLGRMARLLSIVSIILGTIIIVLYVSLSVRALQQKIVTV comes from the exons ATGGCGAACAGCGGCTCCGCGCCCGGGGGCTCGGGCTCGGCTTCGGGTTCGGGTTCGGGTACGGTTCTGCCCACCCGCTTCCAGGAGACCGAGAAGCTGCTGGCGGCGACCGAAGGCCGGGAGGAGAAGGGCCTCCGAGGCTCCAAATCCTTTACGGCCGCTTTAGCGGGCGAGGCGGAGCGCAACGGGCACGGGCTCGCCTACAAGTCGGTGTCGGTCGGGCACCTGGAAGCGGCCCCGCTCTCGCCGTCCCGGCTCAGCCTGGGTAGAGCCTCCTCCACCGCCACCAGCACGGCGGCACCGGAGCAGGGCCGCCCGCGGGACTACCTGGTGCTCGCCATCTTCTCCTGCTTCTGCCCCGTCTGGCCCATCAACGTCGTAGCCCTCGTCTTTTCCATCATG TCAAGGAACAGCGGGCAGCAAGGGGACATGGATGGAGCCCGGCGACTCGGCCGCATGGCCAGGCTGCTCAGCATCGTCTCCATTATCCTGGGGACCATCATCATCGTGCTCTACGTTTCACTCAGCGTCAGAG CCTTGCAACAAAAAATTGTCACAGTGTAG